In Plasmodium vivax chromosome 14, whole genome shotgun sequence, the genomic window cattcaaaattttttatctgtTAAGAAACCCGAGTGGGACATGTGGTTTGTCGATAAGAAGACCTTCGAGGAGCGACATCAACGGATGGAACTGTTTTACCTGCCCTACCTGCGCACGTCCCCACTGAGCGGCACCATCGACTGCTTTGACTTTAAACCCCCCTTCATGAGCGCGAACGGGaggcaaaaggaaaaaattggaaaaattgaaaaaattaatagcAAAGAAACGGAAAGCAGCGCCGTTTTCAAGTCCTTCTTGAACGAATACAACATCGAATTGGACGACGAATTTTTACGTTACCAGCAGGTGATCAACACGATCTGCGTTATTCAAATCCAGCTGCCTTTCTTCATCCTCGCGCAACGCAGTGACGCCAGGGGGGAGCGCCGCCCCTTCGCCGTCCACGAGTTTGTAAATCTGTACATCAGCGATGACCACCTGGCCGTCTTTTTTAAGAAGTAGGTGCTTGCGCGCACGTGGGGGGGCACCCCATGCGAAAGGTGCAGAGAGGGTGAAGCAacagaatgggaaaaaaaaaaaataataaaaataaaaaaaaatattacccattttagctttttcacctgaacaggtcagatAAAACGACCTATTTTCGCACACACGgaagtttttaaatatgcaGCATGccctttctcctttttttccctcccattTTAGATCGCCTCTCTTTCCAGCAGGACACAACCCCCCGTACAAAAACTTCAACATACGGTTTCCTTTCTATTTCGAATCGTCCAAAGCGGTGTCGCAATATTTGGAAAGATACCATCTCCTGAATATCATCATTCCAGTGAGCACAAGTTCAGCTACTTGCAAATTGTTCAGCGGGGAAAACGTGAACAAGGGGGGCTG contains:
- a CDS encoding hypothetical protein, conserved (encoded by transcript PVX_100700A), with product MDNLYHSYFVEGERNFKFSSPKLTNLVSKEKTIKISPQKGFVIKAYEKDGGKVYFNILSSNLIAEFHFKKMPDLNDNEGLRIPLSIGEEKQREDKKGQKYKTYDIVLNSKVVSQSKKNLQLKKVIAELVQVAIKNKYNTDTCANLFFFPEHKYKGSSPDDQYIKDDQQHKFNVVEEAGNEAGGATCGGEQLKEEDIQNFLSVKKPEWDMWFVDKKTFEERHQRMELFYLPYLRTSPLSGTIDCFDFKPPFMSANGRQKEKIGKIEKINSKETESSAVFKSFLNEYNIELDDEFLRYQQVINTICVIQIQLPFFILAQRSDARGERRPFAVHEFVNLYISDDHLAVFFKKSPLFPAGHNPPYKNFNIRFPFYFESSKAVSQYLERYHLLNIIIPVSTSSATCKLFSGENVNKGGCVESDDAETSDSSIF